One Halarcobacter ebronensis genomic window carries:
- a CDS encoding alpha-D-glucose phosphate-specific phosphoglucomutase: MGLNSLAGKKAPKEILENIAQLVSDYYVKIPDVNNPLHLVSFGTSGHRGSASKNSFNEEHIMAMAQAVAEFHKKSGHEALFVGMDTHALSTPAHRTTLEVLAANGVKTYFAKDFEYTPTPVISHAILTHKNCDGIVITPSHNPPSDGGFKYNFSDGGPSDESITKVLEQRANELLKNDLDGLKIMDLEDAFKSGFLIEYDFITPYVDDLVNVIDMDLIKKSNLKIGADAMGGSGMAYYKAIKQKYNLNMEIFNDIADFTFSFMHCDKDGKIRMDCSSSYAMAGLIDLKDRFDIAFGNDTDFDRHGIVTKSKGLLNPNHYLSVAIDYLSKNRDFDGLGVGKTLVSSSMIDRVVKDNNKKVFETPVGFKWFVKPFINKEIFFGGEESAGASFLRKDGGVWSTDKDGIILNLLAVEILAKTKKDPGEYYNVLIEKFGEPVYGRVDAIANVEQKKALKNLKPEDIKQDTLAGEKIENILTKADNGSSIGGLKVVAQNGWFAIRPSGTEDIYKIYAESFKGEEHLKLIQKEAQNIANSIFDTI, encoded by the coding sequence ATGGGATTAAATAGCCTTGCTGGTAAAAAAGCACCAAAAGAGATTTTAGAAAATATTGCTCAACTTGTAAGTGATTATTATGTAAAGATTCCAGATGTAAATAATCCTTTGCATTTGGTCTCTTTTGGAACTTCAGGACACAGAGGATCTGCTTCAAAAAATAGTTTTAATGAAGAGCATATTATGGCAATGGCACAAGCAGTTGCAGAGTTTCATAAAAAAAGTGGTCATGAGGCTCTTTTTGTTGGAATGGATACCCATGCTCTATCAACTCCTGCACATAGAACAACTCTTGAAGTATTGGCTGCAAATGGGGTTAAAACATATTTTGCAAAAGATTTTGAGTATACTCCAACTCCTGTAATTTCCCATGCAATTTTAACCCACAAAAATTGTGATGGCATAGTTATTACTCCTTCACATAATCCACCAAGTGATGGTGGTTTTAAATATAATTTTAGTGATGGAGGCCCTTCTGATGAGTCTATTACAAAAGTTTTAGAACAAAGGGCAAATGAGTTACTAAAAAACGATCTTGATGGTCTTAAAATAATGGATTTAGAAGATGCTTTTAAAAGTGGTTTTTTAATTGAGTATGATTTTATTACTCCTTATGTGGATGATTTGGTAAATGTTATTGATATGGATCTTATAAAAAAATCAAATCTTAAAATTGGTGCAGATGCAATGGGTGGTTCTGGGATGGCTTATTATAAAGCTATAAAACAGAAATATAATCTAAATATGGAAATTTTTAATGATATTGCTGATTTTACCTTCTCTTTTATGCATTGTGATAAAGATGGAAAAATTAGAATGGATTGCTCCTCTTCTTATGCAATGGCAGGACTTATTGATTTAAAAGATAGATTTGATATAGCTTTTGGAAATGACACAGATTTTGATAGACATGGGATAGTTACAAAAAGCAAGGGTCTTTTAAATCCAAACCATTATCTCTCTGTGGCAATTGACTATTTATCAAAAAATAGAGATTTTGATGGCCTTGGAGTTGGAAAAACACTTGTTAGTAGTTCAATGATAGATAGAGTTGTAAAAGATAACAACAAAAAAGTTTTTGAAACTCCTGTTGGTTTTAAATGGTTTGTTAAACCTTTTATAAACAAAGAGATATTTTTTGGGGGAGAAGAGAGTGCTGGAGCCTCTTTTTTAAGAAAAGATGGTGGTGTTTGGAGTACAGATAAAGATGGAATTATTTTAAATCTTCTTGCTGTTGAAATTTTGGCAAAAACTAAAAAAGATCCAGGAGAGTATTACAACGTTTTAATAGAAAAATTTGGAGAGCCAGTTTATGGAAGAGTTGATGCCATTGCAAATGTTGAGCAAAAAAAAGCTCTGAAAAATCTAAAACCAGAAGATATAAAACAAGATACTTTGGCAGGTGAAAAGATTGAAAATATTTTAACAAAAGCAGATAATGGATCTTCAATTGGTGGATTAAAAGTAGTGGCTCAAAATGGTTGGTTTGCAATAAGACCTTCTGGAACGGAAGATATTTATAAAATATATGCTGAGAGTTTCAAAGGAGAAGAACACCTAAAATTGATTCAAAAAGAGGCTCAAAATATTGCAAATAGTATATTTGATACTATTTAA
- the glgP gene encoding alpha-glucan family phosphorylase produces the protein MSHLHTYEIDKKYSKSVAYFSMEFAIHQALKIYSGGLGFLAGSHMRSAYDLKQNLIGIGMLWSYGYYDQNRDEDRYLKIEFRRKRYYFLEDLNITVNVKINGKDVYVRAYLVPSELFNSAPLILLSTDIPENDYLSRTITHKLYDSNSETRVAQEIVLGVAGAKVLEELKIDPEIYHMNEGHSLPMTFELYKKYQNIDEVKKRVVFTTHTPEAAGNEEHNIDFLFKMGFFSDVSLEEVRNLTGIDKNMFSLTIGALKMSKIANAVSKIHGDVSNEMWSSIEGRCQIISITNAQNRKYWADKNLLKALDEHEEFELDSRKKHLKRLLFDEVANQTGKMFSPEILTIVWARRFAEYKRPGLLKYDLERFENMLKNQKHPVQIIWAGKPYPFDTQAINIFNDITYLAKKHKNLAVLIGYELDLSMKLKKGADIWLNTPRVTREASGTSGMSAAMNGAINLSIADGWHPEFCREGINSFTIPTEGRGLPIEEQDRLDNKSLMDILEHKIIPLYYDDRKEWMSVKKNSISDVIPAFDSGRMVHEYYTLMYNA, from the coding sequence ATGAGCCATTTACACACATATGAGATTGACAAAAAATATTCTAAAAGCGTTGCTTACTTTTCAATGGAGTTTGCAATTCACCAAGCTTTAAAGATATATTCAGGTGGTTTGGGATTTCTAGCGGGTTCTCATATGAGAAGTGCCTATGACTTAAAACAGAATTTAATTGGTATTGGAATGCTTTGGAGTTATGGATATTATGATCAAAATAGAGATGAAGACAGATATCTAAAGATTGAGTTTAGAAGAAAAAGATACTATTTCTTAGAAGATTTGAATATAACTGTAAATGTAAAAATTAATGGGAAAGATGTATATGTAAGAGCATATTTAGTTCCAAGTGAACTTTTTAACAGTGCTCCACTTATTCTTTTATCAACGGATATTCCAGAAAACGACTATCTATCAAGAACAATTACCCATAAACTTTATGATTCAAATAGTGAAACAAGGGTAGCTCAAGAGATAGTTTTAGGAGTTGCTGGAGCTAAAGTATTAGAAGAGTTAAAAATAGACCCAGAGATTTATCATATGAATGAAGGGCACTCTTTGCCTATGACTTTTGAGTTATATAAAAAGTATCAAAATATTGATGAGGTTAAAAAAAGAGTTGTTTTTACAACACATACTCCTGAAGCTGCGGGAAATGAAGAACATAATATAGATTTTTTATTCAAAATGGGATTTTTTAGTGATGTTTCTTTGGAAGAAGTTAGAAATTTAACGGGAATAGATAAAAATATGTTCTCTTTGACAATTGGGGCATTAAAGATGTCAAAAATTGCAAATGCAGTCTCTAAAATTCATGGTGATGTATCAAATGAAATGTGGTCTTCAATTGAGGGGCGATGTCAGATTATCTCTATCACAAATGCCCAAAATAGAAAATATTGGGCAGATAAAAATCTATTAAAAGCATTAGATGAACATGAAGAGTTTGAGCTTGATTCAAGAAAAAAACACTTAAAAAGACTTCTTTTTGATGAAGTTGCAAACCAAACAGGAAAGATGTTCTCTCCTGAAATTTTAACAATTGTTTGGGCAAGAAGATTTGCAGAGTATAAAAGACCAGGTTTATTAAAGTATGATTTAGAAAGATTTGAAAATATGTTAAAAAATCAAAAACATCCTGTTCAGATTATTTGGGCGGGGAAACCTTATCCTTTTGATACTCAAGCAATTAATATCTTCAATGATATAACATACCTTGCAAAAAAACATAAAAATTTGGCAGTTCTAATTGGCTATGAACTTGATTTGTCAATGAAGCTAAAAAAAGGTGCAGATATTTGGCTAAACACTCCAAGAGTAACTAGAGAAGCTAGTGGAACAAGTGGCATGAGTGCAGCAATGAATGGAGCTATTAATCTATCAATTGCAGATGGTTGGCATCCAGAGTTTTGTAGAGAGGGAATAAACTCTTTTACAATACCTACAGAGGGTAGAGGTTTGCCAATTGAAGAACAAGATAGATTGGATAATAAAAGTCTAATGGATATATTAGAGCATAAAATAATTCCTTTATATTATGATGATAGAAAAGAGTGGATGAGCGTAAAGAAAAACTCTATTTCTGATGTAATTCCAGCATTTGATTCTGGAAGAATGGTTCACGAGTATTATACACTTATGTATAATGCCTAA
- a CDS encoding glycogen synthase produces MNILFAASEIFPYAKTGGLADVGYALPEALRAQNQKVYTIMPLYNQIDREKYEIVYAGLTFDYWLAGVRHQFDIFHKENNKDELFVYNPILCNRWGLYDDEFGDYGDNALRFGLFSYSVLEVMIRMNLKIDAVHVNDWQTALIPLLMKTRYNLNQKTVLTIHNLAYQGIFPKKVMDELEIDWKSCFKFEGLEYYDNVNFLKAGIFFSDSVTTVSYTYAKEIQTQTFGNTLEGTLKVNSYKLRGILNGISTEVFDPQKDENVKYNYSIKNYKNREKNKLALYEELGLKEIDRPLFVFIGRFTKQKGVDLILDALNLFKSYEANFVILGNGEDFYNHAFGSFVNSFENIHIRLGYDESFARRLYASSDFLLMPSFFEPCGLNQMIIMRYGGLPIVSKTGGLKDTVVDFTDVKELEGFNLGLGITFEELNLFWFNHAVAKALSLYSNKEKFEKISKHNMGVDNSWKNSALEYINLYKS; encoded by the coding sequence ATGAACATTCTATTTGCAGCAAGTGAAATCTTTCCTTATGCAAAAACTGGTGGTTTGGCAGATGTAGGGTATGCCCTTCCAGAAGCTTTAAGAGCTCAAAATCAAAAGGTTTATACAATTATGCCTTTGTATAACCAAATCGATAGAGAAAAATATGAAATTGTTTATGCTGGTTTAACCTTTGATTATTGGTTAGCAGGAGTAAGACACCAATTTGATATTTTCCATAAAGAAAATAATAAAGATGAACTTTTTGTCTACAATCCAATTTTATGTAATAGATGGGGTTTATATGATGATGAGTTCGGTGATTATGGAGATAATGCCTTAAGATTTGGACTCTTTTCTTACTCTGTTTTAGAAGTTATGATAAGAATGAATCTAAAAATTGATGCAGTTCATGTAAATGATTGGCAAACAGCATTAATTCCTCTTCTAATGAAAACAAGATATAACTTAAATCAAAAAACAGTGTTAACAATACATAATCTTGCCTATCAAGGGATTTTCCCTAAAAAAGTGATGGATGAGTTAGAGATTGATTGGAAAAGTTGTTTTAAATTTGAAGGCTTAGAGTATTATGATAATGTAAACTTCCTAAAAGCTGGAATCTTTTTTAGTGATAGTGTTACAACAGTTAGTTACACCTATGCAAAAGAGATTCAAACCCAAACTTTTGGAAATACTTTAGAGGGAACACTAAAGGTAAACAGCTATAAGCTAAGAGGCATTTTAAATGGAATCAGCACAGAAGTTTTTGATCCACAAAAAGATGAAAATGTTAAGTATAACTACTCTATAAAAAACTATAAAAATAGAGAAAAAAATAAATTAGCTTTATATGAAGAGTTAGGCTTAAAAGAGATAGATAGACCACTTTTTGTTTTTATTGGAAGATTTACCAAACAAAAAGGTGTTGATTTGATTTTGGATGCATTAAATCTATTTAAAAGCTATGAAGCTAATTTTGTTATTTTAGGAAATGGAGAAGATTTTTACAATCATGCCTTTGGAAGTTTTGTAAATAGTTTTGAAAATATTCATATAAGACTTGGCTATGACGAATCTTTTGCTAGAAGATTGTATGCAAGTTCAGATTTTCTTTTGATGCCATCATTTTTTGAGCCTTGTGGTTTAAATCAGATGATAATTATGAGATATGGAGGTTTACCAATTGTCTCTAAAACAGGTGGATTAAAAGATACAGTTGTTGATTTTACTGATGTAAAAGAGCTTGAAGGATTCAACTTAGGACTTGGTATTACCTTTGAAGAGCTAAATCTTTTTTGGTTTAATCATGCAGTTGCAAAAGCACTGTCATTGTACTCAAATAAAGAGAAGTTTGAAAAAATATCAAAACACAATATGGGAGTTGATAACTCTTGGAAAAACTCAGCACTTGAGTATATAAATCTATATAAATCATAA
- the galT gene encoding galactose-1-phosphate uridylyltransferase, protein MSEFRYCKLRREWTLFAPERLKRPKYLNNKKEAYLGEIIHEKCPFDMGREEFTPNEITRISQDGKWKCRVVPNLYNALSIETQPVSKRDGYFEKFNGFGAHEVVIETPNHDKQIWDYDYNDLANYFTIIQERVVNLKRDSRFAFISIFKNQGEEAGASISHSHSQIMALPFLPKKIKEEIEYKKSYYSEHKRALLDDLVYEEQGYGKNIISQNSEFIIYCPYASIFPFEVKIVAKKKLSSLSEFSKSDISALCDITKEFFNKYYKALGEVAFNMIINNAPYEEYSEKTKEYYRFNIEIEPRIYKIAGFEINSLMNVNVMLPETAAKIYKDN, encoded by the coding sequence GTGTCAGAGTTTAGATATTGCAAATTAAGAAGAGAGTGGACACTATTTGCTCCTGAACGTCTTAAAAGACCTAAGTATTTGAATAATAAAAAAGAGGCTTATTTAGGGGAGATAATACATGAAAAATGCCCTTTTGATATGGGGAGGGAAGAGTTCACTCCAAATGAGATAACTAGAATTTCTCAAGATGGGAAATGGAAATGCAGAGTCGTACCAAATCTTTATAATGCCCTTTCTATTGAGACTCAACCAGTATCAAAGAGAGATGGATATTTTGAAAAATTTAATGGTTTTGGTGCCCATGAAGTCGTAATAGAGACACCAAACCATGATAAACAAATTTGGGATTATGACTATAATGATTTAGCAAACTATTTTACTATTATTCAAGAAAGAGTAGTTAATCTAAAAAGAGATAGTAGATTTGCATTTATCTCTATTTTTAAAAATCAAGGGGAAGAGGCAGGTGCTTCAATCTCTCACTCTCACTCTCAAATTATGGCACTACCATTTTTACCAAAAAAGATAAAAGAGGAGATAGAGTATAAGAAGAGTTACTACAGTGAACACAAAAGGGCACTTCTAGATGACTTAGTATATGAAGAACAAGGTTATGGAAAAAATATTATAAGTCAAAATAGTGAGTTTATAATCTACTGTCCATACGCTTCAATATTCCCTTTTGAAGTAAAAATTGTGGCAAAGAAAAAATTGTCATCTTTAAGCGAATTTAGCAAGAGTGATATTAGTGCTTTGTGTGATATTACAAAAGAGTTTTTTAATAAGTATTATAAGGCATTAGGTGAGGTTGCTTTTAATATGATTATTAATAACGCACCTTATGAAGAGTATAGTGAAAAAACAAAAGAGTATTATAGATTTAATATTGAGATAGAACCAAGAATCTATAAAATTGCAGGATTTGAGATAAATAGCTTAATGAATGTAAATGTTATGTTGCCGGAGACAGCAGCAAAAATTTATAAGGATAATTAA
- a CDS encoding glycoside hydrolase family 57 protein — MSKKLYLSFLWHMHQPYYKDDCANTTLMPWVFLHATKDYYDIPWYMEKFPKIKATFNLVPSLMAQIDEYISGNANDKFLEILKKEIVSLSKDERDFLEEYLFLANEEYMIKPFSRYYELLLKYRMNNNNFSIFSDDEILDLEVLFLLSWCGNYLRQNNGIVQNLLNQKSTYDQTQKTELLNTMFNFLKEIIPYYNTLFKEGKISVSTTPFYHPILPLLLDRKSAVEARADVALPFSSGASYDEFANMQVEKAVSYFENKFGQAPIGFWPSEGSVSEKTINLLAKNGVKWACSDEEILFKTLNSSKKEALYKPYYLDTKEGRVNLFFRDKYLSDLIGFEFSKKSAKAAAGDFVSHLKNIYYNAQESVVVPVILDGENAWEFYPNNAQNFFEELYKLLSAQSWCELTLFDEISKCEDLKANSLYWLASGSWISGNFDIWIGSGEKNRAWELLDMTKLSFDGIKENLSEELIEKINKEFLVALGSDWFWWYGDDHYTELNHQFDEQFRAHLKNIFELMEIEVPKEIYTPIVKRDKGKLIDIKPTDFVAPTVDGNMSNFFEWLNSGRIDIKKEFTTMDSSSLFVEYLYYGVDRESNLYLYLKGDRIKSLKNEGFELRLTLNNLTFIFDIKEGKESTSQNGVYFDIAYDTGVELKLYECKHKRVKLIFEVYRNKKRVQRYPLYDESILDFENLFLRNWYI; from the coding sequence GTGAGTAAAAAACTATATTTGTCATTTTTATGGCATATGCACCAACCATATTATAAAGATGATTGTGCTAATACTACTTTAATGCCATGGGTATTTTTGCATGCAACCAAGGATTACTATGATATTCCTTGGTATATGGAGAAATTTCCAAAAATCAAAGCAACCTTTAATTTAGTCCCATCATTAATGGCGCAAATTGATGAGTATATAAGTGGTAATGCCAACGACAAGTTTTTAGAGATTTTGAAAAAAGAGATTGTTAGCTTAAGTAAAGATGAGAGAGATTTTTTAGAAGAGTATCTCTTTTTGGCAAACGAAGAGTATATGATAAAACCTTTTTCAAGATATTATGAGTTGTTATTAAAATATAGAATGAATAATAATAACTTTTCAATCTTTTCCGATGATGAAATATTAGATTTAGAGGTACTATTTCTACTTAGCTGGTGTGGAAACTATTTAAGACAAAATAATGGGATTGTGCAAAATCTTTTAAATCAAAAAAGCACTTATGACCAAACTCAAAAGACAGAGCTATTAAATACAATGTTTAATTTTTTAAAAGAGATTATCCCTTATTATAATACTCTTTTTAAAGAGGGTAAAATTTCTGTGTCAACAACACCTTTTTATCATCCTATTTTACCTCTACTTTTAGATAGAAAAAGTGCAGTTGAAGCAAGAGCAGATGTGGCTTTACCTTTTTCTAGCGGAGCAAGTTATGATGAGTTTGCAAATATGCAAGTTGAAAAGGCTGTTTCTTACTTTGAAAATAAGTTTGGACAAGCTCCAATTGGATTTTGGCCAAGTGAGGGAAGTGTAAGTGAAAAAACCATAAATCTTCTGGCAAAAAATGGAGTGAAATGGGCTTGTAGTGACGAAGAGATACTTTTTAAAACTCTGAATAGCTCAAAAAAAGAAGCCCTTTATAAGCCATATTATCTGGATACTAAAGAGGGAAGAGTAAACCTATTTTTTAGAGATAAATATTTAAGTGACTTAATAGGTTTTGAGTTTAGTAAAAAAAGTGCAAAAGCTGCGGCAGGTGACTTTGTTTCACATCTAAAAAACATTTACTACAATGCACAAGAATCTGTAGTTGTTCCAGTCATTTTAGATGGGGAAAATGCTTGGGAGTTTTATCCAAACAATGCCCAAAACTTTTTTGAAGAGTTATATAAACTTCTAAGTGCTCAAAGTTGGTGTGAACTAACTTTGTTTGATGAGATTTCTAAGTGTGAAGATTTAAAAGCAAACTCTCTTTATTGGTTAGCAAGTGGTAGCTGGATTAGTGGGAACTTTGATATTTGGATAGGAAGTGGAGAGAAAAATAGAGCTTGGGAACTTTTAGATATGACTAAACTCTCTTTTGATGGAATAAAAGAGAATTTGAGTGAAGAACTTATTGAAAAAATCAATAAAGAGTTTCTTGTTGCCCTTGGAAGTGACTGGTTTTGGTGGTATGGAGATGATCATTATACTGAGCTTAACCATCAATTTGATGAACAGTTTAGAGCCCATTTGAAAAATATTTTTGAACTTATGGAGATTGAAGTTCCTAAAGAGATTTATACTCCAATTGTAAAAAGAGACAAAGGGAAACTAATAGATATAAAACCTACAGATTTTGTTGCTCCAACTGTAGATGGAAATATGAGCAACTTCTTCGAGTGGTTAAATAGTGGTAGAATTGATATAAAAAAAGAGTTTACAACTATGGATTCCTCTTCTTTATTTGTTGAATATCTCTATTATGGAGTTGATAGGGAGTCAAACCTATATTTATATCTAAAAGGTGATAGAATAAAGAGTTTAAAAAATGAAGGCTTTGAATTAAGATTGACTCTAAATAATCTAACTTTTATTTTTGATATAAAAGAGGGTAAAGAGAGTACCTCCCAAAATGGTGTTTACTTTGATATAGCCTATGATACAGGTGTAGAGTTAAAACTTTATGAGTGTAAACATAAAAGAGTTAAGCTGATTTTTGAAGTTTATAGAAATAAAAAAAGAGTTCAAAGATACCCGTTGTATGATGAATCAATACTCGATTTTGAAAATCTTTTTTTAAGAAATTGGTATATTTAG
- a CDS encoding sugar phosphate nucleotidyltransferase, whose protein sequence is MKAIVLAGGFGTRIQPLTNAVPKPMLPILNRPMMEHIIIKLRDELGITEIGVLLYFKPEIIKNHFKDGKDLGVKITYFLPDDDYGTAGAVAFAKEFLDETFIIVSGDLVTNFDFKNIQNFHEKKNSKLTITLTSVENPLQFGVVIANEDHRIERFLEKPSWGEVFSDTINTGIYIIEPEVLDLIPYKHNFDFAKDLFPLMMKQDIPLWGCSESGYWRDVGNPESYREVYKDIFNGEITLPYKGYAKEIDNGIVYSESGVKLNKKVRVEGTVILGKNVFVDEGVTLKNCIIGDNSKIGKHSEIIDSVLWDDVKIGVKVKVNNSVICNDNIIKDESKIPFGVIMAEKCIVNKKVSFEKDIIMWPDKEIEASSVVSANIIWGNKYKSSIFEDGAVVGRTNIELSCEMTTKLAEAFGTILPQGCNIYVSRDYHKSTFMLKRAFVAGILSTGVNIVDPYNVPSNVMRQALSKNEDVIAGVHLRQSVFDPTQTEIIFFTNEGLVLDSKLAQSIERIFFRENFRKVKYDEIGSITEDKNLRELYIKAIEDSFDKTLFKNCEQKVAVDIMNGSTSDIYPRIINELGIDNIILNAHRREKGKSNDIVKTQENMQHIVRGLNLDCGFLIYPNGHKLQVIDNKGELIYDYKLLLIVLALLDKSTDRKLKVILPAWAPDFIEYDHIEVYREKLSNFKAEQLKEYDLIADTDGHFAFNEFGLNRDSIFTSFKILELLKKSGKKLSKLHKDLPDFCYKGENIPCPSSLKGKMMRKFLEDGKDKKISSVDGVKIWMNDEEWILMVPDQHNEYLNLYVQAEDEKSAGRIFYSYQDKIEKWISE, encoded by the coding sequence ATGAAAGCAATAGTACTAGCTGGAGGTTTCGGAACAAGAATACAGCCATTAACAAATGCTGTTCCTAAACCAATGCTACCAATATTGAATAGACCTATGATGGAACATATTATCATCAAACTTAGAGATGAACTTGGTATTACTGAAATTGGAGTTTTACTGTATTTCAAGCCAGAGATTATAAAAAATCATTTTAAAGATGGAAAAGATTTAGGGGTAAAAATAACCTATTTTTTACCAGATGATGATTATGGAACAGCAGGAGCAGTAGCATTTGCAAAAGAGTTTTTAGATGAGACTTTTATAATTGTTAGTGGAGATTTGGTAACAAATTTTGATTTTAAAAATATTCAAAATTTTCACGAAAAGAAAAACTCAAAACTAACTATTACACTAACTTCTGTTGAAAATCCTTTACAGTTTGGCGTTGTGATCGCAAATGAAGACCATAGAATAGAGAGATTTTTAGAAAAGCCAAGTTGGGGAGAAGTTTTTAGTGATACTATTAATACAGGTATTTATATTATAGAACCAGAAGTTTTAGATTTAATACCATATAAACACAATTTTGATTTTGCAAAGGATCTATTTCCTTTGATGATGAAACAAGATATTCCTCTTTGGGGTTGTTCTGAAAGTGGATATTGGAGAGATGTTGGAAATCCTGAAAGTTATAGAGAAGTATATAAAGATATCTTTAATGGGGAGATTACACTTCCATATAAGGGTTATGCAAAAGAGATTGATAATGGGATAGTTTATAGTGAATCAGGAGTTAAGCTAAATAAAAAAGTTAGAGTTGAAGGTACAGTTATTTTAGGTAAAAATGTATTTGTTGATGAGGGTGTAACTTTAAAAAATTGTATAATTGGTGATAATTCAAAGATTGGTAAACACTCAGAGATTATTGATTCAGTTTTATGGGATGATGTAAAAATTGGAGTTAAAGTTAAAGTTAATAACTCTGTAATTTGTAATGATAATATTATAAAAGATGAGAGCAAAATACCTTTTGGTGTTATTATGGCTGAAAAGTGTATTGTAAACAAAAAAGTATCTTTTGAAAAAGATATTATTATGTGGCCTGATAAAGAGATTGAAGCATCATCTGTTGTTAGTGCAAACATTATTTGGGGGAATAAATATAAATCATCAATCTTTGAAGATGGTGCGGTAGTTGGTAGAACAAATATTGAACTTTCGTGCGAGATGACTACAAAACTTGCAGAAGCTTTTGGGACGATTTTGCCTCAAGGCTGCAATATCTATGTATCAAGGGATTATCACAAATCTACATTTATGTTAAAAAGAGCCTTTGTAGCAGGTATTTTATCAACGGGTGTTAATATTGTTGACCCATACAATGTTCCTTCAAATGTTATGAGACAAGCTTTAAGTAAAAATGAAGATGTAATAGCAGGAGTACACTTAAGGCAATCTGTTTTTGATCCAACTCAAACTGAGATTATCTTTTTTACAAATGAAGGTTTAGTTTTAGATAGTAAACTTGCCCAATCAATAGAGAGAATTTTCTTTAGAGAAAACTTTAGAAAAGTGAAATATGATGAGATTGGTTCAATTACAGAGGATAAAAATCTAAGAGAGTTATATATAAAAGCTATTGAAGACTCTTTTGATAAAACCCTATTTAAAAACTGCGAACAGAAAGTTGCAGTTGATATTATGAATGGATCAACCTCTGATATCTATCCAAGAATAATAAATGAACTTGGAATTGATAATATAATTTTAAATGCCCATAGAAGAGAGAAGGGTAAATCAAACGATATTGTAAAAACCCAAGAGAATATGCAACATATTGTAAGAGGTTTAAACCTTGATTGTGGATTTCTTATCTATCCAAATGGACACAAACTTCAAGTTATAGATAATAAAGGTGAGTTAATCTATGACTATAAACTTCTTTTGATAGTTTTAGCTCTTTTAGATAAAAGTACAGATAGAAAATTAAAAGTTATTCTTCCAGCTTGGGCACCAGATTTTATAGAGTATGATCATATTGAAGTATATAGAGAAAAACTCTCAAACTTCAAAGCAGAGCAGTTAAAAGAGTATGATTTAATAGCAGATACAGATGGGCATTTTGCCTTTAATGAATTTGGATTAAATAGGGACTCTATTTTTACAAGTTTCAAAATTTTAGAGCTTCTTAAAAAGTCAGGGAAAAAGCTCTCTAAACTGCATAAAGATTTACCTGATTTTTGTTATAAAGGAGAAAACATACCTTGTCCTAGCTCTTTAAAAGGAAAAATGATGAGGAAGTTTTTAGAGGATGGTAAAGACAAAAAAATCTCTTCAGTTGATGGGGTTAAGATTTGGATGAATGATGAAGAGTGGATTTTGATGGTACCAGACCAACACAATGAGTACTTAAATCTCTATGTTCAGGCAGAAGATGAAAAGAGTGCCGGTAGAATTTTCTACTCATATCAAGATAAAATAGAGAAGTGGATCAGTGAGTAA